A region of Paenibacillus sp. 37 DNA encodes the following proteins:
- the noc gene encoding nucleoid occlusion protein has translation MKEQFSKLFGLAERNNGDEIKQIPVNEIVSSPYQPRTIFDDDKIDELLQTIKTHGVIQPIVVRVRNGSYEIIAGERRWRAVRKLGLDTIPAIVREFNDSQAASIALIENLQREGLTSIEEAVAYQKLIDLHQLTQESLAQRLGKSQSTIANKIRLLQLPEGIKAALMERKISERHARALLSLDTEELQMKLLGEIIEKELNVKQTEARVAFYKESSKIKKSRRVSFTKDVRLALNTIRQSIDMVTGSGLDIKTKEADHEDHYEIVIHIPKRK, from the coding sequence ATGAAAGAACAATTTTCGAAGTTGTTTGGTTTGGCGGAGCGCAATAACGGAGATGAGATCAAACAGATTCCGGTTAATGAAATTGTGAGCAGCCCATATCAACCCCGTACTATTTTTGATGATGATAAAATTGATGAGTTGTTGCAGACGATCAAAACACATGGTGTAATTCAGCCTATTGTCGTTCGCGTGCGAAATGGATCATATGAGATTATTGCCGGGGAACGTCGCTGGCGTGCAGTTCGAAAATTGGGTTTGGATACGATTCCGGCTATTGTGCGTGAATTCAACGACTCTCAGGCCGCATCCATTGCACTGATTGAGAACTTGCAGCGTGAAGGATTGACTTCAATTGAGGAAGCTGTCGCTTATCAGAAGCTGATCGACTTGCATCAATTGACACAGGAAAGTCTGGCACAACGACTCGGCAAAAGCCAGTCAACCATCGCAAACAAAATTCGGTTGTTACAGCTTCCGGAGGGCATTAAAGCCGCATTGATGGAACGCAAAATTTCTGAACGGCATGCAAGAGCATTACTTTCTCTGGATACGGAAGAACTACAGATGAAGTTGCTCGGTGAGATTATCGAAAAAGAATTGAATGTGAAACAGACAGAGGCACGTGTTGCCTTCTACAAGGAATCTTCTAAGATTAAAAAATCTAGACGTGTTTCCTTTACCAAGGATGTTAGGCTTGCACTTAATACAATTCGCCAATCCATTGATATGGTAACTGGTTCTGGTCTGGACATCAAAACCAAAGAAGCAGACCA